One Acutalibacter muris DNA window includes the following coding sequences:
- a CDS encoding phage portal protein: protein MNIIDQVVSWFSPQRGFARQAWRDALRHYDTGDDSRLNANWRAINTSAEQTDRYIRDTVRARARDLERNSDMLNGVMGAFVRNVVGGGFTLQAETGKPELNHEIEKLWAQWCKKRNCDVTGTQSLSQMLRMAVRRKKVDGGMLFVKRYTGDGLLLFKLQAMEVDELDGSTIVAKHKGNRVCGGIEYTPYNKPVGYWFRQYSIDGITSPEPVYVEAKEVIFYFSKRRPSQLREMSDMAPTLPRVRDANEFIVAENVKQRIFASVALFIKRLNPTGLGRAAGGQTGKTYSRQMFTPGMVNELNAGDEVDMINPQGQATDAATYVKLLQRLVSSGQGLSYEAVARDMSGSTYSSTRQNLIEDGMTFADEVELLVEVIDEISAANLDILVILTIVKLAHQWTVERQLDRPGGLGHGLDIVE, encoded by the coding sequence ATGAACATAATCGACCAAGTTGTAAGCTGGTTCAGCCCCCAGCGGGGCTTTGCCCGGCAGGCATGGCGAGACGCGCTACGCCACTACGACACCGGGGACGATTCCCGGCTCAACGCGAACTGGCGGGCTATCAACACCAGCGCGGAACAGACCGACCGCTACATCCGGGATACGGTACGCGCCAGAGCCCGCGACCTGGAGCGCAACTCAGATATGCTCAATGGGGTGATGGGAGCCTTCGTCCGCAATGTGGTGGGCGGGGGCTTTACTTTGCAGGCGGAGACCGGCAAGCCGGAGCTAAACCATGAGATAGAGAAGCTCTGGGCCCAGTGGTGTAAAAAGCGCAACTGCGACGTCACCGGCACCCAAAGCCTCAGTCAGATGCTGCGTATGGCCGTCCGCCGGAAAAAGGTGGACGGCGGTATGCTTTTCGTCAAGAGGTACACCGGGGACGGCCTTCTACTCTTCAAGCTCCAGGCGATGGAGGTGGACGAACTGGACGGCAGCACCATCGTGGCAAAGCACAAGGGCAACCGCGTGTGCGGGGGTATTGAGTATACCCCCTACAATAAGCCGGTGGGCTACTGGTTCCGGCAGTATTCCATCGATGGCATCACGTCCCCGGAGCCGGTGTATGTGGAGGCGAAGGAGGTTATTTTCTACTTCAGCAAGCGCAGGCCTTCCCAGTTGAGGGAAATGAGCGACATGGCTCCCACGCTGCCCCGGGTGCGGGACGCCAACGAATTTATCGTGGCAGAAAACGTCAAGCAGCGGATTTTTGCCTCCGTGGCGCTGTTCATCAAGAGGCTGAACCCCACCGGCCTGGGCCGCGCCGCAGGCGGGCAGACGGGAAAGACTTACTCCCGGCAGATGTTTACTCCTGGCATGGTCAACGAACTGAACGCGGGGGATGAGGTGGACATGATCAACCCCCAGGGTCAGGCTACCGATGCCGCTACCTACGTTAAACTGCTGCAAAGGCTTGTGTCCTCTGGTCAGGGGTTAAGCTATGAGGCCGTGGCCCGTGACATGAGCGGCAGCACCTATAGCTCCACCCGGCAGAATCTCATCGAGGACGGCATGACCTTTGCCGACGAGGTGGAACTGCTGGTGGAGGTGATCGACGAGATATCCGCTGCCAATCTCGATATACTCGTCATACTCACCATCGTCAAGCTGGCCCACCAATGGACAGTAGAACGTCAGCTTGACCGGCCCGGCGGCCTGGGTCATGGCCTTGATATCGTCGAATAA
- a CDS encoding type II toxin-antitoxin system HicA family toxin has protein sequence MKDKDLLKLLKKNGWEVVRIHGSHHVLQKGEDTTVLPLHGKDVPTGLLNKILKDTGLK, from the coding sequence ATGAAAGACAAAGACCTGCTGAAACTTCTGAAGAAAAACGGCTGGGAAGTGGTCAGGATACACGGAAGCCACCATGTTCTTCAAAAGGGGGAGGACACCACCGTGCTCCCCCTCCACGGCAAAGATGTTCCCACAGGCTTGCTAAACAAAATTCTAAAGGACACGGGGCTCAAATAG
- a CDS encoding type II toxin-antitoxin system HicB family antitoxin, with protein sequence MMFVYPAVFHQEDNAYWVEFPDLPGCQSFGDTLPETMAEAQEALAAYVLTLLEQGKPLAQPSDIGAITPEDGFTSLVACTIDQYKDTRAVKKTLTIPSWLNDRATAMGVNFSQALQEALITKIQA encoded by the coding sequence ATGATGTTTGTCTATCCCGCTGTTTTTCATCAAGAAGATAACGCCTATTGGGTGGAGTTCCCCGACCTGCCCGGCTGCCAGAGCTTCGGCGACACCCTCCCCGAGACGATGGCTGAGGCCCAGGAAGCGTTAGCCGCTTATGTGCTCACTCTGCTGGAGCAGGGCAAACCGCTTGCACAACCTTCCGACATAGGAGCTATCACCCCGGAGGATGGATTTACCTCCCTAGTGGCCTGCACCATCGACCAGTACAAGGACACTCGGGCCGTGAAGAAGACTCTCACCATTCCCTCCTGGCTCAACGACCGGGCCACGGCGATGGGGGTCAATTTCTCCCAAGCTCTACAGGAAGCCCTTATCACAAAAATTCAGGCGTAA
- a CDS encoding FtsX-like permease family protein yields MFIIGSVLSCLIFIYYYGNNFSQKLGGHALNEAYRGFELQLKRKEDISASDLTVLDNFKIEEVEVSTGLDLPPEYRENLPDQVLPRICAYRDNFENVSSGSPIFEENSLSDNLIIVPKELSNLTSIRFNGIEFSVAGYSSSPEVFVVPIDAYTDNFQADTISYLCFDPLSDKEVKEAESILKNRFPAAAVLSPNNAKDMDKKEDSVAFIKVSMLYVTSLFSFLFLFRCMIDQSQHELTIYALLGAKKITIMKLLLWEVIVLSVSAFLIALAIHMIFYQSFFSQINIMDNIEYSVGDYAFVLLTTLLLSVCAAVPFAYTCCRSTVAQMKRNYNT; encoded by the coding sequence TTGTTTATTATCGGATCCGTACTTTCCTGCTTAATTTTCATTTATTACTATGGAAATAATTTTTCACAAAAACTCGGCGGCCATGCGTTAAACGAAGCATACAGAGGATTTGAATTACAATTGAAAAGAAAAGAAGATATTTCTGCATCCGACCTTACTGTTCTTGATAATTTCAAAATTGAGGAAGTTGAAGTGTCAACTGGCCTGGACCTCCCCCCTGAGTACAGGGAAAACCTCCCGGATCAAGTACTGCCAAGGATATGTGCTTATCGTGACAATTTCGAGAATGTCTCTTCCGGCAGTCCCATATTTGAGGAGAACAGTTTATCGGATAACCTGATAATTGTTCCAAAAGAACTTTCAAATCTTACAAGCATCCGGTTTAATGGTATTGAGTTTAGTGTGGCAGGGTATTCTTCATCCCCAGAGGTTTTCGTGGTGCCCATAGATGCTTACACTGATAATTTTCAGGCAGATACAATTTCATATCTATGCTTCGATCCTCTTTCGGACAAAGAGGTCAAAGAAGCGGAGTCCATTTTGAAGAATCGATTTCCTGCCGCGGCTGTTTTGTCCCCAAACAATGCAAAGGACATGGACAAAAAGGAAGACTCTGTTGCTTTTATTAAGGTGAGCATGCTCTATGTTACCTCGCTGTTCTCATTTCTGTTTTTGTTCAGATGTATGATAGACCAGAGTCAGCACGAGCTCACTATATATGCTCTGTTGGGAGCGAAAAAAATCACTATTATGAAGCTTCTCCTTTGGGAGGTGATTGTTTTGTCAGTGTCTGCTTTCCTGATAGCTCTTGCAATTCATATGATTTTTTACCAGTCATTCTTCTCTCAGATAAACATTATGGATAACATTGAGTATTCAGTAGGGGATTACGCATTTGTACTGCTTACAACATTGCTGCTGTCTGTATGTGCAGCTGTTCCATTTGCGTATACTTGCTGCCGTTCAACTGTCGCTCAGATGAAGCGCAATTATAATACATAG
- a CDS encoding helix-turn-helix domain-containing protein yields the protein MDSIGRKIRELRKIRNLTQEQLAERCGVSLSCISRWENDVLHPTAKNIESLSKALSANITELFPSYAVQPSESLIVREIVSIVERMTEPEQKFVLETLIHYQEVRNSLTKDSIT from the coding sequence ATGGATTCAATAGGCAGAAAGATTCGCGAATTGAGAAAAATAAGGAACCTTACGCAGGAGCAGCTTGCGGAGCGGTGCGGGGTATCTCTATCTTGCATTTCTAGATGGGAAAATGATGTACTGCATCCTACTGCTAAGAATATCGAATCTTTATCCAAAGCACTGAGCGCAAATATAACGGAATTATTCCCTTCATATGCTGTTCAACCCTCAGAAAGCTTGATTGTGCGGGAGATAGTCTCGATTGTGGAGCGAATGACGGAACCCGAGCAGAAGTTCGTACTTGAAACCTTGATTCACTACCAGGAGGTTCGAAATTCTCTTACTAAAGACAGTATAACATAG
- a CDS encoding LytR/AlgR family response regulator transcription factor has product MYHVAICDDEIVFIDKISELLQQYAKRKKLIFQFHTFTDPSSLQDEITDGSVFDIYLLDVEMPGIDGFSLAKRIKGSQPLAPILFLTSHVEMSREGYKVDALRYVSKLSLKDELTEALDAALDETEKSEKKYLTVTYYHDIVRVPYDEILYVQRAMRYLEIHTSRQGIINTGRGIKEVFEKVSDERFVFISRSCFVNLDHVQQLSESFIKMDSDENLPISRKMLPGVKSTILQVWGEKP; this is encoded by the coding sequence ATGTATCATGTAGCAATTTGTGACGACGAGATTGTATTTATTGACAAAATCAGCGAGCTTCTACAACAGTACGCCAAAAGGAAAAAACTGATTTTTCAGTTCCATACTTTTACGGACCCCTCCTCATTGCAGGACGAAATCACGGACGGTTCAGTTTTTGACATCTACTTACTGGACGTGGAAATGCCGGGCATAGACGGTTTTTCCCTTGCCAAGCGAATCAAGGGCTCTCAACCCCTCGCCCCGATTTTGTTCCTGACCTCTCATGTTGAAATGTCAAGAGAAGGGTACAAAGTCGATGCTCTGAGATATGTGTCGAAGCTCAGTCTGAAGGATGAACTGACAGAGGCTCTGGATGCGGCATTGGACGAGACTGAAAAATCAGAAAAAAAGTATCTTACCGTTACATACTACCATGATATCGTCCGAGTTCCATATGATGAAATTTTATACGTTCAAAGAGCTATGCGCTATCTGGAAATTCACACCTCCCGCCAGGGAATAATCAATACCGGACGCGGGATAAAAGAGGTTTTCGAGAAAGTAAGTGATGAACGGTTCGTATTTATAAGCCGTAGCTGTTTTGTCAATCTGGATCATGTTCAGCAGCTTTCGGAATCTTTCATAAAAATGGACTCCGATGAAAATCTCCCAATTAGCCGGAAAATGCTGCCGGGGGTAAAATCGACTATCCTTCAAGTATGGGGTGAAAAGCCATGA
- a CDS encoding GHKL domain-containing protein, which translates to MELPHPIEIDQVDICAILSNQIDNAFEASQQLSDTTKRNVSVKIWVKNDSTLFFRVENYVDADPLISNPNLQTTKADSQELHGLGLQNIADTAKKYGGALRSSYQDHYFVSTAFVCLNPF; encoded by the coding sequence GTGGAGCTACCCCATCCAATCGAAATTGACCAAGTTGATATTTGCGCAATTTTGTCCAATCAAATTGACAACGCTTTCGAGGCCAGCCAGCAGTTGTCTGATACCACTAAAAGAAATGTCAGTGTTAAGATATGGGTCAAGAATGACAGCACCCTCTTTTTCCGAGTAGAAAACTATGTGGATGCTGACCCGCTCATATCTAACCCCAATTTACAAACCACCAAAGCGGACTCCCAAGAGCTCCATGGACTTGGCCTGCAAAACATAGCAGATACAGCAAAGAAATATGGTGGCGCTCTCCGAAGTTCTTACCAAGACCACTACTTTGTTTCAACTGCCTTCGTGTGCCTTAACCCTTTTTAG
- a CDS encoding accessory gene regulator B family protein → MLNACATALTDRLLSKFPTAQAHGAVYIYGFELSLSSLAVMGSVFILSCLCGAVNTSITFSLIFVSIRLFSGGYHAKTYGHCFILSNGVYLACLGTAHMIETLGVTFVCPVMILLSMVVVFALAPIKNNNHLISDASYQKNRNIALIFTTCEGLYLLVAYFFSFMLQIVCMGSTTMTAVAVLMIVPKIKERRNKYE, encoded by the coding sequence ATGCTAAACGCTTGCGCTACCGCATTAACAGACAGGCTTTTATCCAAGTTTCCAACAGCTCAGGCTCATGGGGCGGTTTACATTTACGGATTTGAACTGTCTCTTTCGTCCTTGGCAGTAATGGGGTCCGTGTTTATTTTGTCGTGTTTATGCGGAGCGGTGAATACTTCCATCACCTTTAGCCTTATATTTGTCAGTATCAGACTTTTTTCTGGAGGCTACCACGCGAAAACATATGGACATTGTTTCATTCTCAGTAATGGAGTGTACCTGGCTTGTTTGGGCACGGCGCATATGATTGAAACACTCGGGGTTACCTTTGTTTGCCCAGTCATGATACTTCTTTCTATGGTAGTTGTTTTTGCGTTAGCTCCTATAAAGAATAATAACCATCTGATATCTGATGCGTCATATCAAAAAAACAGAAATATCGCTTTGATATTCACAACGTGTGAGGGGCTATATTTATTGGTGGCTTACTTCTTCTCATTTATGCTACAGATAGTCTGTATGGGCTCGACCACAATGACGGCTGTAGCCGTATTGATGATAGTCCCTAAAATAAAGGAAAGGAGAAATAAGTATGAATAG
- a CDS encoding cyclic lactone autoinducer peptide yields MNSVWAAIASIIEAFANLGAGLTSNGCGYEPEVPEELQK; encoded by the coding sequence ATGAATAGTGTATGGGCAGCAATCGCCTCTATTATTGAGGCATTTGCGAACTTGGGTGCTGGGCTCACTTCCAATGGGTGTGGCTATGAGCCCGAAGTCCCCGAAGAGCTCCAGAAGTAA
- a CDS encoding RNA polymerase sigma factor, translating into MNEQKKWYITVGNERIEVSEEVYRAYWHYTEKEKYFMGKLKQEKFVANQENETVQVTPSKEDSLERLTECGLQFPDTSAPSPDDKVDDIELLILLDKALDKLPDEERRLVQELFYLEKTEREVAQLFHTAVGTIYYRKKKVLRKLKEYLEKNS; encoded by the coding sequence ATGAACGAACAGAAAAAATGGTACATAACTGTTGGCAATGAAAGAATTGAGGTGTCGGAGGAAGTCTACCGCGCCTATTGGCACTATACCGAGAAAGAGAAATACTTTATGGGCAAGCTCAAGCAGGAGAAGTTTGTCGCCAACCAGGAAAATGAAACGGTACAAGTCACTCCCAGCAAAGAAGATTCTCTGGAGCGGTTGACAGAGTGTGGGCTTCAGTTTCCTGACACATCAGCTCCTTCTCCTGATGATAAGGTCGATGATATTGAACTACTCATTTTGCTGGATAAAGCACTTGACAAACTGCCGGATGAAGAACGTCGGCTGGTTCAAGAACTGTTTTACCTGGAAAAAACAGAAAGGGAAGTGGCCCAGCTATTCCATACTGCGGTAGGCACGATTTATTATCGCAAGAAAAAGGTGTTGAGGAAGCTGAAAGAATATCTCGAAAAAAACTCATGA
- a CDS encoding ParB/RepB/Spo0J family partition protein — protein sequence MLVSINKIKVNPGRREVESKEINDLAKSISEIGLLNPITVAPDHTLIAGLHRLEAAKVLGWTEIECTVSDLSGLLAELAEIDENFVRVNLSPIEFGDLLLRRKEIYEELHPETKATKEGGPFRGNQHGNEVTCKMPVTSKSFVQDTAEKLGVNESTVRRQVQTAKNLTPEAKDIIRNSGTDITKADALKLSRLEPPQQEEAATQLAAGEIRSVDEYKKPYSLGGKRYATFEESVADLKNPNKDATYTADTLLAGMDGFIDDFHHNFSWYSTPMCTVAYPQVNREQLEYIKKRFAGVVTEIEKLLQDIEV from the coding sequence ATGCTTGTATCCATTAACAAAATTAAAGTTAATCCCGGCAGACGGGAGGTTGAGAGCAAGGAGATAAATGACCTTGCAAAGAGCATTTCAGAAATTGGACTGCTCAACCCCATAACCGTCGCTCCTGACCATACCCTGATTGCCGGTCTCCACCGGCTGGAAGCCGCAAAGGTGCTGGGGTGGACGGAAATTGAATGTACCGTCAGTGACTTATCCGGCCTATTAGCTGAGTTGGCTGAGATCGACGAGAACTTTGTGCGCGTGAACCTATCGCCCATTGAGTTTGGCGACCTGCTGCTCCGACGCAAAGAGATTTATGAGGAACTGCACCCGGAAACTAAGGCTACAAAAGAAGGAGGGCCTTTCCGTGGAAATCAGCACGGCAACGAGGTCACGTGCAAAATGCCTGTGACCTCAAAATCATTTGTTCAAGATACCGCAGAAAAGTTAGGCGTAAACGAAAGTACGGTCCGCAGGCAAGTCCAGACTGCTAAAAATCTAACGCCAGAGGCTAAAGATATCATCCGAAACTCTGGAACTGACATTACAAAAGCGGACGCTCTCAAGCTCTCCCGCCTGGAGCCGCCCCAGCAGGAAGAAGCCGCCACTCAGCTTGCGGCAGGTGAAATCCGTTCTGTGGACGAGTACAAAAAACCCTACTCCTTGGGCGGCAAACGCTACGCCACTTTCGAGGAATCCGTTGCCGACCTCAAAAACCCCAACAAGGACGCAACGTATACTGCTGATACTCTCCTGGCAGGCATGGACGGTTTCATCGACGACTTTCATCACAATTTCTCCTGGTACAGTACGCCCATGTGTACCGTGGCCTATCCACAGGTGAACCGGGAGCAGCTAGAGTACATCAAGAAACGCTTTGCGGGAGTTGTCACAGAGATTGAGAAGCTCTTGCAAGACATAGAAGTGTGA
- a CDS encoding integrase DNA-binding domain-containing protein, with the protein MAKEKRKDKSRVVLRTGELQRSNGTYQYSWMDANKKRRYVYARNLDDLRAKEEQIAKDKSDGIKTEARYTTVNELFDLWKVLKRGLKNNTFENYKYMYETFVRPNIGKQRISTLKKSDVKRYYNYLADKRGLKASTIDSIHTVLHQILDMAVDDDYIRNNPPDNVLRELKKSHVFKTEKRRALTRPEQDLFLDYLKNTPKAQNWYPIFAVMVGTGLRVGEVTGLRWCDVDLEEGVIDVNHTSMSCKSFSISVTTPAKRFLMYSSCSRFTCG; encoded by the coding sequence ATGGCTAAGGAAAAGAGAAAGGATAAATCAAGAGTAGTTCTTCGTACCGGAGAATTACAAAGAAGCAACGGTACTTACCAATACTCGTGGATGGACGCAAACAAAAAGAGGCGTTATGTCTATGCGAGGAACTTAGACGATCTTCGTGCAAAGGAAGAACAGATTGCAAAAGATAAAAGCGATGGCATTAAGACCGAAGCCCGCTATACTACGGTAAATGAACTTTTTGATTTGTGGAAAGTTTTGAAACGAGGATTGAAAAACAATACCTTTGAAAATTATAAATATATGTATGAGACTTTTGTTCGTCCAAATATCGGAAAACAGCGTATTTCAACTCTGAAAAAATCTGATGTTAAGCGGTACTATAATTATCTTGCCGACAAAAGAGGATTAAAGGCTTCTACGATTGACAGTATCCATACCGTGCTTCATCAGATTTTGGATATGGCGGTTGATGATGATTACATTCGTAACAATCCGCCTGACAATGTATTGAGAGAGCTGAAAAAATCCCATGTTTTCAAGACGGAAAAACGCAGGGCATTAACACGACCTGAGCAGGATTTGTTTCTTGACTATCTGAAGAACACGCCAAAAGCACAAAACTGGTATCCGATATTTGCGGTAATGGTCGGTACGGGATTACGAGTTGGCGAAGTAACTGGACTAAGATGGTGTGATGTTGATTTGGAAGAAGGCGTTATTGATGTTAATCACACTTCTATGTCTTGCAAGAGCTTCTCAATCTCTGTGACAACTCCCGCAAAGCGTTTCTTGATGTACTCTAGCTGCTCCCGGTTCACCTGTGGATAG
- a CDS encoding TnpV protein yields MEKSLFEQMGGTYEMRGDYRFPCLALPAEEKPVGVWGQRHLRYIRQHRKALYTALWMGGGLHDYLADIDRQAEEMFFQLVKDYAQRQGITERLKAENQMEWVGRMNSCKAQVEEVIMAELIYT; encoded by the coding sequence ATGGAAAAATCTCTTTTTGAGCAAATGGGCGGTACATATGAAATGCGGGGCGATTACCGGTTCCCCTGCCTTGCTCTACCGGCTGAAGAAAAGCCGGTAGGGGTATGGGGCCAGCGGCACCTGCGGTACATCAGGCAGCACCGCAAGGCCCTTTACACGGCCCTCTGGATGGGCGGTGGGCTGCATGATTACCTTGCCGACATTGACCGGCAGGCCGAGGAAATGTTCTTTCAGTTGGTAAAAGATTACGCCCAGCGGCAGGGCATAACGGAGCGGTTAAAGGCTGAAAATCAAATGGAATGGGTAGGTCGGATGAATAGCTGCAAGGCTCAGGTGGAAGAAGTCATTATGGCGGAATTGATTTATACTTAG
- a CDS encoding recombinase family protein translates to MLSAVSIMASSWIVKRIFEYANAGMGPNKIATLFRQEQVPCPSWWLHQRGEKQYQKRFERPANKYEWSHTVIRNIISNPLYLGHTVMCKTEIVFKVGKFKKVPEAEQIRVENTHEPLVSQEVFDGANAKILSRRRDTTDNFVSIFSGLVKCGTCGKALGLRYWTGKRHRVYVCTTYAHNTKACTDHRIFYDDLYDAVLADIQYHAQLAYEDRDKAVALAIRMNDKAEGSRAKSSEGKLKQARKRYDEVTRMFDRLYEDSLSGRISNDNFTRLVDKYQAEQAQLLEQIDALERAMQEVRDTRQNAIQWADLMAEYAGIQELTAENLNLLVERIEVCDRAATDDGVEQTIRICYRFGGYIGERCFRARVLKHPSRKRGADDEKALLVS, encoded by the coding sequence ATGCTGTCAGCGGTTTCCATCATGGCATCATCATGGATCGTGAAGCGGATATTCGAGTATGCCAATGCCGGTATGGGGCCGAACAAAATCGCCACGTTATTCCGTCAGGAGCAAGTGCCCTGTCCCTCCTGGTGGCTCCATCAACGAGGGGAGAAACAGTATCAGAAACGATTTGAAAGACCGGCCAACAAATATGAGTGGTCGCATACAGTTATCCGCAATATCATTAGCAATCCTCTTTATCTCGGACACACTGTGATGTGTAAAACAGAAATCGTGTTTAAGGTTGGAAAATTCAAAAAGGTTCCAGAAGCAGAGCAGATACGGGTAGAAAACACCCATGAGCCGTTAGTGTCACAAGAGGTATTTGATGGGGCCAACGCCAAAATTCTGAGCCGCAGGCGCGATACGACGGATAATTTTGTATCTATTTTTTCCGGGCTGGTGAAGTGCGGGACGTGCGGGAAGGCGCTGGGGCTGCGCTACTGGACGGGAAAGCGACACAGGGTTTACGTCTGTACCACCTATGCCCATAACACGAAAGCGTGTACCGACCACCGCATTTTCTATGATGATTTGTACGACGCGGTTTTGGCCGACATCCAGTACCACGCCCAGCTTGCCTATGAGGACAGGGACAAGGCCGTTGCCCTGGCAATCAGGATGAACGACAAAGCGGAGGGCAGCAGGGCGAAAAGCAGCGAGGGCAAGCTGAAGCAGGCCCGGAAACGCTATGATGAAGTGACCCGGATGTTTGACCGGCTGTATGAGGATTCCCTGTCCGGGCGTATCTCCAATGACAACTTTACCCGGCTGGTAGACAAGTATCAGGCAGAGCAGGCCCAGCTTCTGGAGCAGATCGACGCGCTGGAGCGGGCCATGCAGGAGGTCAGGGACACCCGGCAGAACGCGATACAGTGGGCTGACCTGATGGCGGAGTACGCCGGTATCCAGGAATTGACCGCCGAAAACCTCAATCTTTTGGTGGAGCGCATTGAGGTTTGTGACCGGGCGGCGACAGATGACGGAGTGGAGCAGACCATCCGTATCTGTTACCGCTTCGGCGGTTACATAGGGGAGCGGTGTTTCAGGGCAAGGGTGCTGAAACATCCCTCCCGAAAGAGGGGGGCGGACGATGAAAAAGCATTACTTGTATCTTGA